ctttggttggtcctACATACACTGTCAAAGAGATCAAAGATGTCAATGCCTCTACCACTTCAACTCCATGACGGTAACTCtattgttctttggcattttcttagacaatgagggggagagaaagtaactctattttttttgCTTTGATTATGTTTTTTTGACCTGCAGATGTTCATTGTTTTAGTCATGTGATTTGTTTATTTTTGACAGGGGGAGTCATTTCGAGACTCTTGTGAATTTAAGTCACTTGTTTTATGCatgatcttttaaaaaaatagatatgccTTGTTTCTAAAATtgtcaaagggggagattgtaaattctaaaattggcaaattttatagaaatatctttttatttaaaagataagtTTACTTTCCCATTATTGTGATTTTCATAATATTACTTTCCCATTATTTTGATTTTCGGAATATTAATGGCTGTAATTAGTTTGTAAGGTTTTCATATtattccttatttagcttgattttatcACAATATAATTATAAAAGGAAGTTGTATCTTCGTTATATAAAGCAAATATTCTGTACTTACTCAAAATCATTTATGGAAtaattgtcttttatttttcgtgcagctcaaggtaataaacttcaggaaactgaatctttgaagtaattaatttttatttctatcttgagaaatttgatacGATACAAGTGTTAGCTGACCCCACCAAAATCGTATTTGTTGGATCTGAATCTTCTAAAAATggaaattcttcatcaatcaagaatatcttcaaatattcttgcttttattaggagattTTTTCTCAGTCTTTCTGAGCACAAaatagactctataaataggcttctaaagcattgagaaaaagtgaactcgttggtgcataatttgtgagtgtattgtaatatttgtgagagttccttatttgtattcaagatcattgcattcacgtgatcttgtagaaaaatgagtgtttagtttttgtggtgagtttataccacgttcatgaatGAATACACGTTGTAATTTGAACAtaacttttatagtcttcgggagaggatttttacaagccttgcgttgggaggatgcaagcactcgcaggtaggggtggcaattcgtgttatcgtgtcataatcgtgtcgacacgattaaaGTAAACCCGTACACGACACAATTATTATTCGTGTCAGAAATCCAAACccgtacacgacacgattatcttagcgggtcacacgacacgacacgacacgataacacatttaataaatttgtcatttgacacaaatctaaaactgacacgattaatacacaattaaacgtgtaatgacatgacacgaaattgacacgattaacataatataaataaattaaaatgtttatataatcttaaacgtgtcttaagcgtgtcattttcgggttaagcgggttgacccgaaaatgacacgtttaataaacgtgttaaacgtgtcgacacgattatgacacgaaaattaaatgtgtcacccaaacccatttatttcgtgtcgttttcgaatcgtgtcatcgtgtcgtatcgaaaattgccagccctactcgcaggccattgaagggagttcaagtggttgagggtttcaatcagaatcagattagtaaagagaagtacaacaaagttgcaacAAATCTCAAAATGGAGTCTTGTTTTACTTGTGATTCTTTACTAATTAGTTTTATTCTCTTGGCGTGACTCCAAGGAGTAGATTATCCGAaagagtttctgaaccttgtaaacaTTCGttatgttctttattgtttttgcactgttttttttattgtgttcagtttctgtcgtgataAGTTTgaattctgtcccgacagatccAAAATCTgattcaacatttaattaccattacacaccttaattaattcacatagtttaattaatttagtttaattaatttagtaattcCTACAAACTGAAATTCAAAACTATTGTTTTATCCCTTAGCTACTgttttttttccttccctttttgATATTTTCAAAGAGTAAAACAGAAACAATGGTAATGTCGATCGAACGGTGCAGACCATCTGATCAATTTGGGACTGTCTTCAATGCACTTCGTATAGTTTTGGATTATTGTTATTCTTTATGTTACTCCGACACTGTCAGAAAACTTAGAGTAATAATATCAGCCGTACACGTGGCATGTACAACTTGCAACCATTCATTCTTTTGGACCCTACCTTATGGAGAAAAATCACTTCATCTTGAATCTGTGCTCAGTCGTGCGAACACATGAGACAATCAGTCAAAATCGTCTGATCGTTATTTTTTTTCTCTGATTGCTCTACAGTCCAGAGTAAGGAGTAGGCCCTCCCCCACATTATCAAACCTCATTCCCTCTTTCCAATTTAGGAATTAAGAGTAGGCAACCACTATTTCAAAGTCAATTTGctaataattccatttcatttaTGTACAAAACTATTGATTATGCTTACTTTAAACAtgtaaaaaaaatggaaaaagtaaacttttttatGGTTAATTTATTATGGTGGGTAAGATATGTTGGTCGTCTTCATTATATATTTTCGGCTTTGTACTATTGTTGAGCTAAGTGCATTGACTTATtatcataatcaaataataattacataatatttagaactcattttttttcttcttaacaTGAGTAGagtttataattataattagacGAAATAGTATGTAACACAAAATGTAATTCAATTTTTTCAAGAGTGAAGAATCGTATGCTGATTTTTGCCTTCCCTAATGCTAAATCTTCCTCTTGAACCTATTCTCTTCGTAACTTGTATTGCAAGTAttagaataattaaaaaaataagataGAAAATGATTTTAACAATtaaagaaaaaccctaatccTTTTTTTTAACAATGATCAGTTACTTTTTTTGCTCTTATTTTCCTTGAACcgtgtaaaaaaaattcaacgcAAATGATTGTTagatattataaattaattaggGTATTTTAGTAGTTGTTTTCAATCAAAGACTTGCAAATATAAATTTGATTGATTGATTGGGATGGATAAGAGCTTAAGAACTAATTGATTGAACCTCTTAGCAATTAATTATTCTCAATTAAATAAATACTACTAAGGAAAATTAATATAGTTTTAGTTGCTCGAAGACTTAGAGCACTTACATTGGGTGAGTTATATTAACAAAATATGTAAAAAATAGCTAAAACTAACAAAAATGGGTATACATTGGATGAtgtattttacaaatatttttagaTATAACTACAGTACCAAGCTATATTTAATGTATACTATTCATCCTTTaaccaaatattataatattaaaatatattaggatattattgatagttataaaaaatatttgaaatgaataaaaaatgtttgaaaatataatatttaaataatatagagaaaaaaatagagaatctgatgtatggtaaaatgtaaaacttagagataaaatagaaaaatgtgtgtttttgggAAGTATTTTAAAAGTTGAAATAGAACACCGGATGTGAGtactattaataataataatatacaacTAGATAAATTTTAGAAAGAAAGATCTTTTATGAATGATCAAAccttaaataatttttatatttttttttttggtttgagATAAGTACAGTGAATAAGATTTGTCATTTACATCATCAAGAGAAAAATATTCACAAGCCACTTGAAGACATAGAAAGGTAACCTTTTTCATTTCTTTGTTGATGGTACATACATGCATAATTGGAAGAAGACCTCATTTGtagtttgtattttattatatatatatatagttttatttctttcttttttaaccATATACTCtgttttaataaaagtttaattaattatataagaaTTTAAAAGTAAATCTCTTAGTAAAAGAAACTTACTAAAGGACTTTAAAGTTTAAAGCATAGTAGTACTACTACTTAGTTAGTGTTTTAGGATCATATTTATGtaaaattataaaaagaaaaaagccATGTCGTAAATTTAGCAATATAAAAAACAGGCTTCAAGTTTACATGATATATTGCTTCAATCGTGATAGTAACAAATATTCTTTATGctatctttctctcttttttttcttttcttttcttttcttttttgtttttttttccaagtGTATGCCACCAGATGACTTGGTCACGAGGACAACTAAGTCCCAATTACATAGAATAAAGGGTTGTCCATATAGCTAAATCTTATTAAGGGTTACATATAATGACCAGCTCCCATAATTGAATAATACCCCCTTTTGACAAATAGAGagttttattcaattaattaagtCTATAGTTATGTAAAGTATTAAATCACAAGATATACATACATAGTTTTTTCTCATTATTGTTTATTATATAGTATTTATTGTTCATGAAGCCGACCTGTTAATCTAGCTTGATCTTGTAACTAGTTTGGGGagggaaaagaagaaaaaaatttatatttttaacaagCAATAATGATACTAAATACAACGAAAGCCACCAATCTTATTCATGCAACATGGCCTTAATCATTTAATATTATGATGATGTTCAAACAAAAACAATAGTTAAATGAGGAGCTTCCAAGgtgtttaaataaaagaaaataaagtaATTAAAGTCTCTAACCTAATCATGTGGGGGTCCATTGATGGGTGGGGTACTACACCCATGTGATTTCGTTAaggaatgaataaaaatattagccggaaaaaatatatttattaaaaaagttTGGTGTTGTAGGCTTGAGTCATGTCTAAtctatgatatatataaatatttatgagGGAGATAATAATATCACGAAGATGATAATATAATACAACTCCATAATTGACATTAATTGGAAGAGATTTTAAAGCAATCAAATTTACAAAACGGTGCATGTATCAAAGGGGAATTTAGTCCAAAAATCCTGTCTCTGAGACCTAGACTGAAACATCTGAAGAACTCAATCACCAATATTATAATTTTATACCATTTCtcttgaacaaatttgtatactTCCATGCTTGCTTACAAGAATTTAGTATTTAAGAATTGGTTTTTATAAATGGGTTCTGCTAGTCTATTACTGATAGATTAGAAACATTACACAATGACCTAGTCTCTGACTGGTACATGATTCATGAATATGGCTAGATTTGCCTCCTTTTCATCATGAGAAGCATAAGAAAGTCAAAACTAGTGAAGTGAAGAAAATAATTTAGTCTGGTAACAGTAAACATGATTTTTAACAAAGTTTAATCCTCAAACTTACGAATCCTTATGTAATAACTAATAAACCAGTTAACCAAATTTTCAAACAATTCTCCCTAAACCCTTTTTGTTATTTTCTCATAATAGACCTAAGAAATTGATAAAGAAAAGATAGATGACAGTAAAATTTGGAAACTTGGAAAGAAGTAGAGAAGCAAAATATgatacaaaacaaaacaaaaagtgTTCTTTGCAAAGGGAAAAGTAGATACAATTTTCTTGGTTATGTTTTGCTTTTGTTGTCAAATGTACAACAGTCACCACCTTGATCATGAGAGCAACAAAACAAATATAATACCCAAATCCGAAGCAAGAAACTGGAATGGAAATCCGAGAACCATACAAGCCTTCAAGTTACTTAACTGTTTGGACTTTTGATTGAAAATAATAAGCCTACAGCACATAGACAATTAGCATAGGAGAAGAAACAAaagagaaaattttcaaaaagaCGAGATAACTAAAGCAAGTAAGTTATGCAGCACCTCCAAACTGAGGCTAATGTTCAAAATGCTGACGTTTTGCTGTTCTTCGACAGTCAACACCTCCAAGCTGAGGCTGATATGAGCTCCTTTCGCTGCCAGCAAAGGGAGAGTGAAGACTGTTTCTTTTCAACATGGAAGCCCCTAACTGGAGTCCGCTGCACCAGACACTCAGCTTGGGACTCTGTGAAGTTACTGAATACCAatggagaaaacccagaattcaaaaatgaagATCTCCATGGAGGTGTTCTTTCAGGAGAACGGTGGCGACTCAGTACAAGTTTCTCGATTCCTGGTTGAAGTAGGAACTTTTCAATCTTTTGCAGGGCATCTAGGTTGACATTAACTGCATCAAGTGATTCGAGCAGGCCTGAATAAGAGTGAAAAGCGTGAATGATTTGGTGCGGAAATGGAACATCTGTTCGATCACACCCTCTTTCCAATGAGACCACAACTTTTGGTGAGAGCTGCTTCACAAAGCGGAGGACCAAAGGAAGGGACAAAGGGTAGCTGGAAAGGGCACTGATTGGGAGATTTACCGCAATTGCCTCACCCTCTGAGATGTGAATAGGCACTGGCCAAGAACCAGAGTTCAACGTTTCCAGGCTTATAATTTCGAGCTCAAAGGCCAAGTTGATTTCAGCGGCAAAATGTTTCAGGTTATCCTGAGTGAAACCCAGCTCGAATTCTTCATGTGTGGATGGGGACACAAAAGCAGTTATCTTAAGAGAACCTCCACCACCATTCCTCAAGGCCAGTTCTTGCATAAAAGAAGCCCATTGCCCACCATATCCAATATCAAAATCTATAACATGAATTCTACTAAAGCCTTCCAAGGCTTCTAAAATGGCTTGATTACAAGTGAAATTGGCAAACTGAAGAACCGGTGAGATTTCAGAGAAAGTTTTGTAAGCACCAATCTTAAAAATGAGATTGAAGGGTGGCAAAGCCAATGAGTTGTGGAGGAGCAACTGTAAGGCCTCCTTGAAATAGAAAGCAGCCCGTTGGAAAGGCTTACCAAGAGGAGAGACATGGTGATTGAGCCGCGCCAATATCCCTTGCGCGAGTACCGGATTTCCGGTTTCGATCAGCTCAGCAGCCTTGGAAAGTTGGTCAATAAACGCCTGCTGAAGCTGGTGGTTCGCCAGTTCTTCTCCCGCTCCTGCACTCAACATCTTCTGCTTTGCCACAGCCATAGTTGGCCTCTGCTGATGGAGTAACTGCAGCTGCTGTTCCTGTCCCCGAGCAAAGAGCTCTTGCCCGGAATTCGGAAACTGAACCTTTTGGAGCTGAAAGTTGGTCCCAACCGCACCAGTATTAAGCCGCTTCGCCGGGGGTTGAGACATAGCGTGGTGCTCTTGCAATTGAGCATATGTTAAAGGCATAAGCAAAGCTGGATTCTGGGCTAAATGAGCTTGGTTCTGGTTTATCACCATCTGAGGATTGAAAACCTGAGGCTTGGCATCCACAGAGTCGAccaactgctgctgctgctgttgttGATGAAACGCCAAAGGTGAAAGCGAAACTGACATTAAATTGTTACCCGAAGTCGAAAACATGGGATTCATGGGGTTGGAACCCGAACCAAGCCTCAAAGAATTGTTGTTTTGAGCATTGGAGGTGCTATTGAAAGGGAAATCAGAACAAGTTGTTCCTTGTAAAGAAGGGTCAATAATGCTGCTCATCAAATTCCCACTAGTGGGCTCGAACCCACCATACCCCTGATCCACCACTCCAAAACCTCCTGCATTAAACTCCATTTCCTGGGAGGAAACACTCTCGCTCTGCAAAAGCCTGTTCAATCCCAGAGATGGGTCATCAACATCCGCCATCATCAACCTCAGAATAGACTGGTCATGACCCGGTGACTCAGATAACACGCTCTCCCAGTCCTCCATTCCAAGTCCACATTTTCCCTCCTCTAATGCTGCTCCTGCTGCCGATGGGGTCTCGGGGGCTGGCGCCACGCCGCCGGTGGTGGTGTCTGTGGAGCCGGTTCCACCACC
This genomic interval from Humulus lupulus chromosome 8, drHumLupu1.1, whole genome shotgun sequence contains the following:
- the LOC133797625 gene encoding scarecrow-like protein 22; translation: MKAMPLPFEEFQGKGVLDFFTSTTAASDSLLSSPPQQRPLKWNNLISKENCYVGSTEPTSVLDTRSSSSPPRSTSTLSSSLGSSGGGGCGNGGGTGSTDTTTGGVAPAPETPSAAGAALEEGKCGLGMEDWESVLSESPGHDQSILRLMMADVDDPSLGLNRLLQSESVSSQEMEFNAGGFGVVDQGYGGFEPTSGNLMSSIIDPSLQGTTCSDFPFNSTSNAQNNNSLRLGSGSNPMNPMFSTSGNNLMSVSLSPLAFHQQQQQQQLVDSVDAKPQVFNPQMVINQNQAHLAQNPALLMPLTYAQLQEHHAMSQPPAKRLNTGAVGTNFQLQKVQFPNSGQELFARGQEQQLQLLHQQRPTMAVAKQKMLSAGAGEELANHQLQQAFIDQLSKAAELIETGNPVLAQGILARLNHHVSPLGKPFQRAAFYFKEALQLLLHNSLALPPFNLIFKIGAYKTFSEISPVLQFANFTCNQAILEALEGFSRIHVIDFDIGYGGQWASFMQELALRNGGGGSLKITAFVSPSTHEEFELGFTQDNLKHFAAEINLAFELEIISLETLNSGSWPVPIHISEGEAIAVNLPISALSSYPLSLPLVLRFVKQLSPKVVVSLERGCDRTDVPFPHQIIHAFHSYSGLLESLDAVNVNLDALQKIEKFLLQPGIEKLVLSRHRSPERTPPWRSSFLNSGFSPLVFSNFTESQAECLVQRTPVRGFHVEKKQSSLSLCWQRKELISASAWRC